A single Candidatus Desulfofervidus auxilii DNA region contains:
- the lptG gene encoding LPS export ABC transporter permease LptG, with protein sequence MIKLIDKYLAKQFIKILILLLVSFVIIYLVFDFLEKIDNFSEAGIDTKTIITYFILSIPGILSQLFPTACLLSTLFSLSLAKKHNELIAWQACGISPYRIGAFYILFGIIFSISLFLYNEFIVCKTQAITNYIWNIKVKKRKTKGGYFQQGIWLKGENAIYQIDAINLKTNTLYGVTIYFFTPNFQLKKRLDASKVTWNSQKNIWVFYQGVEQVIFKGKIKMIPFIKKNINLKETPKDFQFLKANYQQLDFWQLKNYVKKLKKQGYNVSSYATDLWQRTSIPFTPLILIIFGMALVFKGKETKTAALIGLGILIAFIFWVIQAFSIALGKSGYIYPFLAAWFPNLLFGVWGIILLKYSSE encoded by the coding sequence ATGATTAAATTAATAGATAAATATTTAGCTAAACAATTTATTAAAATTTTGATCCTCTTATTAGTCTCTTTTGTAATTATTTATCTTGTATTTGATTTTTTAGAAAAAATAGATAATTTTTCTGAAGCGGGTATAGATACAAAAACTATTATTACTTACTTTATACTTTCCATTCCAGGTATTCTCAGTCAATTATTTCCTACTGCTTGTCTCCTTAGCACCTTATTTAGTTTAAGTTTAGCAAAAAAACATAATGAATTGATTGCATGGCAAGCCTGTGGAATAAGTCCATATCGGATTGGTGCTTTTTATATTTTGTTTGGTATAATTTTTTCTATAAGTTTATTTTTATACAATGAATTTATTGTCTGTAAAACGCAAGCTATAACAAACTATATCTGGAATATTAAGGTAAAAAAAAGAAAAACAAAAGGAGGATATTTTCAACAGGGAATTTGGTTAAAGGGAGAAAATGCAATTTATCAAATTGATGCTATAAATTTGAAAACAAATACACTATATGGAGTTACTATTTATTTTTTTACACCGAATTTTCAACTTAAAAAACGACTTGATGCCTCTAAAGTTACTTGGAATTCCCAAAAAAATATATGGGTTTTTTATCAAGGAGTTGAGCAAGTAATATTTAAAGGAAAAATAAAGATGATTCCTTTTATTAAAAAAAACATAAATTTAAAAGAAACACCAAAAGATTTTCAATTTTTAAAAGCAAATTATCAACAACTTGATTTTTGGCAATTAAAAAATTATGTAAAGAAATTAAAAAAACAAGGATATAATGTGTCTTCTTATGCTACAGATCTTTGGCAGAGGACATCAATTCCATTTACCCCATTGATTTTAATAATTTTTGGTATGGCACTTGTTTTTAAAGGAAAAGAGACAAAGACTGCTGCTTTAATTGGTTTAGGAATACTTATTGCTTTTATTTTTTGGGTCATTCAAGCATTTTCTATTGCTTTAGGAAAAAGTGGCTATATTTACCCTTTTTTAGCAGCTTGGTTTCCTAATCTTCTTTTTGGTGTATGGGGAATAATACTTTTAAAATATAGCTCTGAATAA
- a CDS encoding LptF/LptG family permease: MFIRYRTLSYYLTKEILIYFLLSTLVFSFLFLMGKTFELARLIIKYHIGLNVILKLLCYALPYFLSYIIPISALLSTLFTFLRMRQDNEYIAIKTAGISPISFLSFLFLFACFCFFTNLFITSIIFPLGYRASKELIFSLTQKKIEISIKPGIFTNPLPGLIFYVDRIENEQLKGIFLYDERNKKKEKIYQNQLIIAESGSISQEKGKIIFYFKNGYIWKDTKPIKKLASHFLAYKKYTFLIETPNKKNKRRRRPKEHYLWELWQRIKKEKDPAFIIAFHHNIALPVTSFIFVFLGAVLGLREEKKKHLGAVSLGFIWLIIYQILFLTGKTLAKIQVISPHICLWIPNFVVIGVTLYLWHKIVND, encoded by the coding sequence ATGTTTATACGCTATCGTACTCTTTCTTATTATTTAACTAAAGAAATCCTTATTTATTTTCTTTTAAGTACTTTAGTCTTTTCATTTCTTTTCCTTATGGGAAAAACCTTTGAGCTTGCGCGACTTATTATTAAATATCATATTGGATTAAATGTAATCTTAAAACTCCTTTGTTATGCACTTCCTTATTTTCTCTCTTATATAATTCCTATTTCTGCTTTACTTAGCACTTTATTTACTTTTTTACGAATGAGACAAGACAATGAATACATTGCTATTAAAACTGCTGGTATAAGTCCAATCAGTTTCTTATCTTTTCTTTTTCTTTTTGCTTGTTTTTGTTTTTTTACTAACCTTTTTATTACAAGTATAATCTTTCCTCTTGGATACAGAGCTTCTAAAGAATTAATCTTTTCTCTTACACAAAAGAAAATAGAAATATCAATAAAACCAGGAATATTTACTAACCCCTTACCAGGTTTAATTTTTTATGTAGATAGGATTGAAAATGAACAATTAAAAGGAATCTTTTTATATGATGAAAGAAATAAAAAAAAGGAGAAAATTTATCAAAATCAATTAATTATAGCAGAATCTGGATCAATTTCTCAAGAAAAAGGCAAAATTATTTTTTATTTTAAAAATGGTTATATTTGGAAAGATACAAAACCTATAAAAAAACTTGCAAGTCATTTTTTAGCTTATAAAAAATATACTTTTTTAATTGAAACACCAAATAAAAAAAATAAAAGGAGAAGGAGACCCAAAGAACATTATCTTTGGGAGTTATGGCAAAGAATTAAAAAAGAAAAAGATCCTGCTTTTATCATTGCATTTCATCACAATATTGCTCTTCCTGTAACTTCCTTTATCTTTGTTTTTTTGGGAGCTGTTTTAGGATTAAGAGAAGAAAAGAAAAAACATTTAGGGGCTGTTTCTTTAGGTTTTATCTGGTTAATCATTTATCAAATATTATTTTTAACTGGCAAGACACTAGCAAAAATCCAAGTAATATCTCCACATATTTGCTTATGGATACCTAATTTTGTTGTAATTGGTGTAACTTTATATCTTTGGCATAAAATTGTAAATGATTAA
- the thiD gene encoding bifunctional hydroxymethylpyrimidine kinase/phosphomethylpyrimidine kinase — protein MSVILIIAGFDPCGGAGLQADLKTVTVLGGLGLTVVTALTIQNTQGVKESIPIDKENLKKQIDVLCEDFKINAVKIGMLPNEEIVKITSEELKRFSLKNLVIDPVIKAKNKFLLNQAVKVMLNCLFPLADLITPNLDEVGYILGKKPLNVSEMKEAALKLKEFGPKAVLITGGELSPAIDVLYDGHNFYVWETTKKQNMPVHGTGCVFSSAIATFLSKGFSLLDAVIQAKKVITLAIDGALDLGKGSLLSHPFAYIEQEKARYEVIEALKESLKQLQKIPFIAKVFPEVRMNFVYALPYARSLMEVAGFPGRLTVINGKICAFTAPTFGVSHHMANVVLKAMEFDKSYRAAINIKFSSEIVAKAKALRYKVEGVSRTEEPLELKEIEGVSLPWLVEKAVKKRGSVPDLIYDKGDWGKEPMIRILGKNPYEVVEKLSNILKEVFKYG, from the coding sequence ATGAGTGTGATTTTGATTATTGCAGGATTTGATCCTTGTGGTGGAGCTGGACTTCAAGCCGATTTAAAAACAGTTACAGTATTAGGAGGGTTAGGTCTAACAGTAGTTACTGCCTTAACAATACAAAATACACAAGGTGTTAAAGAAAGTATTCCTATAGATAAAGAAAATTTAAAAAAACAAATAGATGTTTTATGTGAAGATTTTAAAATAAATGCTGTTAAAATAGGAATGTTGCCAAATGAAGAAATAGTGAAAATAACTAGTGAGGAATTGAAAAGATTTTCTTTGAAAAATTTAGTAATTGACCCAGTGATAAAGGCAAAAAATAAATTTTTACTTAATCAAGCAGTGAAAGTAATGTTAAATTGCCTTTTTCCCTTAGCTGATTTAATTACACCCAATCTTGACGAAGTAGGTTATATTTTAGGTAAAAAACCATTAAATGTATCAGAAATGAAAGAAGCAGCTTTAAAATTAAAAGAATTTGGACCAAAAGCTGTATTGATTACAGGTGGTGAGCTTTCACCGGCAATAGATGTGCTGTATGATGGTCATAACTTTTATGTATGGGAAACAACTAAAAAACAAAATATGCCTGTTCATGGTACAGGATGTGTATTTAGTAGTGCTATTGCTACGTTTTTAAGCAAAGGTTTTTCTTTGTTAGATGCAGTTATTCAAGCAAAAAAGGTAATTACTTTAGCGATTGATGGAGCTCTTGATTTAGGTAAGGGAAGTTTATTATCACATCCATTTGCTTATATTGAACAAGAAAAAGCACGATATGAGGTAATTGAGGCTTTGAAGGAAAGTTTAAAACAACTTCAAAAAATACCATTTATAGCAAAAGTTTTTCCAGAAGTAAGAATGAATTTTGTCTATGCCTTACCTTATGCAAGGAGTTTAATGGAAGTAGCTGGTTTCCCAGGCAGGTTAACTGTTATAAATGGTAAGATTTGTGCTTTTACAGCACCTACTTTTGGTGTTTCACACCATATGGCTAATGTAGTATTAAAAGCTATGGAATTTGATAAAAGTTATCGTGCTGCTATTAATATAAAATTTTCTTCAGAAATAGTAGCAAAAGCAAAAGCTTTAAGATATAAAGTTGAAGGAGTTTCTCGAACAGAAGAACCACTTGAATTAAAAGAAATAGAAGGAGTAAGCTTACCTTGGTTAGTAGAAAAAGCTGTTAAAAAAAGAGGAAGTGTTCCTGATTTAATTTATGATAAAGGAGATTGGGGTAAAGAGCCAATGATTCGAATATTGGGTAAAAATCCATATGAAGTAGTAGAAAAACTATCAAATATTTTGAAGGAGGTTTTTAAATATGGCTGA
- the thiC gene encoding phosphomethylpyrimidine synthase ThiC, giving the protein MAETQITLAKKGVVTPEMKVIADEEGVEIEDLMARVADGKVVIPANKRKRLKRPIGIGEGLRVKVNTNIGTSSDHVNINEELEKLRVALEAGTDTVMDLSTGGDLNHIRQILLKETPVPFGTVPIYQAAIEVAQKKGGIIKMTVDDIFNVIEKHAQDGVDFITVHCGVTLQSLERLKKQGRITNIVSRGGAFLTTWMLYHEKENPLYEYYDRLLEIAKKYDVTLSLGDGLRPGSLPDATDRAQIEELILLGELAEKAKEAGVQVMIEGPGHVPLNQIAANVLLEKKLCKGAPFYVLGPLVTDIASGYDHIAAAIGGALAAWAGADFLCYVTPAEHLRLPTIEDVRDGVIGVRIAAHAADLARGNKKAWEKDKKMSEARGKLDWETQIKLSIDPKKAKYYRETSKPKISDVCTMCGKYCAIKLLKEFLGCKD; this is encoded by the coding sequence ATGGCTGAGACTCAAATTACTCTGGCCAAAAAGGGTGTTGTTACACCTGAAATGAAAGTAATCGCTGATGAGGAAGGTGTTGAGATTGAAGATTTAATGGCCAGAGTAGCTGATGGGAAAGTAGTTATTCCTGCAAATAAAAGAAAGAGGTTAAAAAGACCAATAGGCATTGGTGAAGGATTACGAGTAAAAGTAAATACCAATATTGGTACTTCTTCTGATCATGTAAATATAAATGAAGAGCTTGAAAAATTAAGGGTAGCTTTAGAGGCTGGGACTGATACAGTAATGGATTTAAGTACAGGTGGAGATTTAAATCACATTCGGCAAATACTTTTAAAGGAAACACCTGTGCCTTTTGGTACAGTACCAATTTATCAAGCAGCCATTGAAGTGGCTCAAAAAAAAGGCGGTATTATTAAAATGACAGTAGATGATATTTTTAATGTCATTGAAAAACATGCACAAGATGGTGTGGATTTTATTACTGTCCACTGTGGTGTTACTTTGCAAAGTTTAGAAAGGTTAAAAAAACAAGGACGGATAACAAATATAGTTAGTCGAGGTGGAGCATTTTTAACTACTTGGATGCTTTATCATGAAAAAGAAAATCCTCTTTATGAGTATTATGATCGCTTATTAGAAATCGCAAAAAAATACGATGTAACTTTAAGTCTTGGAGATGGATTGCGTCCTGGTTCTTTACCAGATGCTACTGATAGAGCTCAAATAGAGGAGTTAATTTTGTTAGGAGAATTAGCTGAAAAGGCTAAAGAAGCAGGTGTGCAAGTAATGATTGAAGGTCCAGGACATGTTCCATTAAATCAGATTGCTGCCAATGTGCTTTTAGAAAAAAAATTATGTAAAGGTGCTCCTTTTTATGTTTTAGGCCCATTGGTTACAGATATTGCCTCTGGCTATGATCACATTGCAGCAGCAATTGGTGGTGCTTTAGCAGCTTGGGCTGGAGCTGATTTTCTTTGTTATGTAACACCTGCTGAACATTTGCGTTTACCTACTATAGAGGATGTAAGGGATGGAGTTATTGGTGTAAGGATTGCTGCTCATGCAGCAGATTTGGCTAGAGGTAATAAAAAAGCATGGGAAAAAGATAAAAAAATGTCTGAAGCTAGAGGAAAACTTGATTGGGAAACGCAAATAAAACTTTCTATTGATCCAAAAAAAGCAAAATATTATCGTGAGACAAGTAAACCTAAAATAAGTGATGTATGTACAATGTGTGGCAAATATTGTGCTATTAAATTGCTAAAAGAATTTCTTGGTTGTAAAGATTAA
- a CDS encoding HU family DNA-binding protein yields the protein MTKAELVSRLANKTGMKKVDVERVLSAFLDEAKNILKTDGKLTLTGFGTFRVVERAAREGRNPQTGAPIKIPATKVVRFKPGKELKNLF from the coding sequence ATGACAAAGGCAGAGTTAGTGTCAAGATTAGCAAATAAGACAGGAATGAAAAAAGTTGATGTAGAGAGGGTCTTAAGTGCATTTTTAGATGAAGCGAAAAATATTCTCAAAACAGATGGAAAACTTACATTGACAGGTTTTGGTACCTTTCGTGTTGTAGAAAGGGCTGCACGTGAGGGAAGAAATCCTCAAACAGGTGCTCCTATTAAAATCCCAGCAACTAAAGTTGTACGTTTTAAGCCTGGAAAGGAGTTAAAGAATCTGTTTTAA
- the radC gene encoding DNA repair protein RadC, with protein sequence MKYKIPSWPIQERPREKLLNMGAHSLTEAELLAILIGKGTKEKTAVDLGRELLIKFENLFRLSQCNPKEYGAIKGIGMAKAVILAAAFELAKRLQAQRQRPKRFKTPEDVAMVYLPLMRGLKKEIFKVLLLNSANQLIKEVTVSEGTLNASVVHPREVFREAIIEAARSIILIHNHPSGNPTPSEQDIKITHQLIQAGEIIGIPILDHIILGNTEFFSFAKKGWLK encoded by the coding sequence ATGAAGTATAAAATTCCCTCTTGGCCAATTCAGGAAAGACCAAGAGAGAAGTTATTAAACATGGGAGCTCATTCTCTCACAGAGGCTGAATTATTAGCTATTCTTATAGGTAAGGGTACAAAAGAAAAAACCGCTGTAGATTTAGGTAGAGAGTTATTAATAAAATTTGAAAATCTCTTTCGTCTTTCTCAATGCAATCCTAAGGAATATGGTGCAATTAAAGGCATTGGCATGGCCAAAGCTGTTATTTTAGCAGCTGCTTTTGAACTAGCAAAAAGGTTACAAGCACAAAGACAAAGGCCAAAAAGATTTAAAACACCAGAGGATGTAGCTATGGTCTATCTTCCATTAATGCGAGGTTTGAAAAAGGAAATTTTTAAAGTTCTTCTTTTAAATAGTGCTAATCAGCTTATAAAAGAAGTAACTGTTTCTGAAGGTACACTTAATGCTAGTGTAGTACATCCAAGAGAAGTATTCCGCGAAGCTATTATTGAAGCAGCACGAAGCATTATACTTATTCATAATCATCCAAGTGGTAATCCTACCCCTAGTGAACAAGATATAAAAATTACTCATCAATTAATACAAGCCGGAGAAATTATAGGCATACCTATTTTAGACCATATTATCTTAGGAAACACTGAATTTTTTAGCTTTGCGAAAAAAGGATGGTTAAAATAA
- a CDS encoding DMT family transporter, translating into MNWLFWSLLSALSLATADFITKKYLKFLSPWEMSTIRIIYALPFLLPFLFFLSWPLLNKKFWLTLLFLYPLEILALFLYMAAIKISPLSLTLPFLSFTPIFLILTGWFILKEMPNFLGIMGILAIAIGSYLLYLPPQFFNLKESFRLFWEEKGSFLMLLVSAIYAITSALGKKAILYSNALFFGPFYYIGLSLFFLPFFFKKRIFKKKTILIPSCMIGFFTALMIVSHVIAISQIKAVYMISIKRLAPLFGVIYGGIFLKEEKFFLRFLATGLMCLGAIIIYIWG; encoded by the coding sequence ATGAACTGGCTCTTTTGGTCTTTACTTTCTGCTTTATCTCTTGCTACAGCTGATTTTATTACAAAAAAATACTTAAAATTTCTTTCTCCTTGGGAAATGAGTACTATCCGTATTATATACGCTTTACCTTTTTTACTTCCATTTTTATTTTTTCTCTCTTGGCCCTTATTAAATAAAAAATTTTGGTTAACTTTGCTTTTCCTTTATCCATTGGAAATCCTTGCTCTTTTTCTTTATATGGCTGCTATTAAAATCTCTCCTCTTTCATTAACATTACCTTTTCTCTCTTTTACCCCTATTTTTCTTATCTTAACAGGTTGGTTTATTCTCAAAGAAATGCCAAATTTTTTAGGTATAATGGGGATTTTGGCTATAGCTATTGGAAGCTATCTGCTTTATTTACCACCTCAATTTTTCAACTTAAAAGAATCATTTCGATTATTTTGGGAAGAAAAAGGCTCTTTTCTAATGTTACTCGTATCCGCCATTTATGCTATTACTTCGGCTTTAGGAAAAAAAGCAATACTTTATTCAAATGCTCTATTTTTTGGCCCCTTTTATTACATAGGATTAAGTTTATTCTTTTTACCATTCTTTTTTAAAAAAAGAATCTTTAAGAAAAAAACTATTTTAATTCCTAGTTGTATGATAGGCTTTTTCACAGCCCTTATGATTGTAAGTCATGTAATAGCCATAAGTCAAATAAAAGCAGTTTATATGATTAGCATTAAACGTTTAGCACCTCTTTTTGGTGTAATTTATGGAGGAATTTTTCTTAAAGAAGAAAAATTTTTCCTTCGTTTTTTAGCTACAGGACTTATGTGTTTAGGAGCAATTATTATTTATATATGGGGGTGA
- a CDS encoding MFS transporter, with the protein MNLIEKNALKFIFLLGLVSLFGDIIYEGARSIIGPFLSLLGASAVVVGLIVGLGEFFSYSLRLLSGYLADRTNRYWLMIFLGYGMLLAIPFLAWTKSWELACFLIILERIGKAIRTPARDAILSHVTERMGRGIGFGIHEALDQIGAIIGPLFLSFIFSLKKTYQTGFAFLFIPAIFLVIFLSLAKIKYPSFVLIEDKVFLKKEKISKNFWIYTLFSFFTVAGFINFQIISYHFKTKMILSDINIPVFYAIAMGVDAIFALLIGKVYDKFGLACLVILPFLNIFIPFFIFTSYTSLILVGITIWGSVMGIQETIMRAAVADITPLSKRGIAYGIFNTIYGLAWFLGGGLIGFLYEISLNYVILAIICLQIISLFLWWKIKI; encoded by the coding sequence ATGAATTTAATTGAAAAAAATGCCCTAAAATTTATTTTTCTTTTAGGCTTGGTAAGTCTTTTTGGTGATATCATCTATGAGGGGGCTAGAAGTATCATAGGTCCTTTTTTGTCTCTACTTGGTGCAAGTGCAGTAGTAGTAGGATTAATAGTTGGATTAGGAGAATTTTTTAGTTATTCCTTACGCTTACTTTCTGGTTATTTAGCTGATCGCACAAATCGTTATTGGTTAATGATTTTTCTTGGCTATGGTATGCTTTTAGCTATACCTTTTTTAGCTTGGACAAAAAGTTGGGAATTAGCATGTTTTCTAATTATTTTAGAACGGATTGGAAAAGCTATCAGAACGCCTGCAAGAGACGCTATTCTTTCACATGTTACAGAAAGAATGGGAAGGGGGATTGGATTTGGAATTCATGAAGCACTTGATCAAATTGGTGCTATAATTGGACCTTTATTTCTTTCTTTTATTTTTTCTTTAAAAAAAACATATCAAACGGGATTTGCTTTTTTATTTATTCCAGCCATTTTTCTTGTAATATTTCTATCTTTAGCTAAAATTAAATATCCATCATTTGTTTTAATAGAAGACAAAGTTTTTTTAAAAAAAGAAAAAATTTCTAAAAATTTTTGGATTTACACACTTTTTAGTTTTTTTACAGTCGCAGGTTTTATAAACTTTCAAATTATTTCTTATCATTTTAAAACCAAAATGATCCTCTCAGATATTAATATTCCAGTTTTTTATGCTATTGCTATGGGAGTGGACGCTATTTTTGCCTTATTGATTGGCAAAGTCTATGATAAATTTGGTTTAGCTTGTTTAGTTATATTACCTTTTTTAAATATATTTATTCCATTTTTTATTTTCACTTCTTATACTTCTCTTATTTTAGTTGGTATAACAATTTGGGGAAGTGTTATGGGTATTCAAGAAACAATTATGCGAGCTGCTGTTGCTGATATAACCCCTTTGAGTAAAAGGGGGATTGCTTATGGAATATTTAACACCATTTATGGACTGGCATGGTTTTTAGGTGGTGGATTAATAGGATTTTTATATGAAATCTCACTTAATTATGTTATTTTAGCAATAATTTGTTTACAAATAATCTCTTTATTTCTATGGTGGAAAATAAAAATATGA
- the pyk gene encoding pyruvate kinase — protein MKRTKIIITLGPAIENIHMMTSIIRAGADIARINTAHGNTTYHQHLVERLKEASKKTKKFIGIMLDIKGPEIRTGEVENDEIELKEGKTLLLTSENIIGTSKRLSLNRSLSPFLDKGDIVLLDNGKIKLKVIKVKKDEIVTQIIQGGKIKGKRGVNVLGKDFPFPYLTRKDLNYLQFAVKNEIDFIAASFVRRANDIFEIKKALTEFKGNIPIIAKIETKSAIKHIEEILWISDGIMVARGDLGVEMPVEELPEVQKYLLKMAMAQAKPTIIATQILETMINQPIPTRAEVSDIANAILDGADALMLSGETAIGKYPIEAVKVLVKVAKKTETFFFKTSLFFELKGGISHNVSNAATLLAKEMEADAILCLTRSGKTARLISRHKPKTKILVATYNKKILRQISILWGAQGFLTKKLPTTDETITSAIKNALKKRLLKKGNTIIITSGEPSGPSGITNIIRVQVVGDILGKGVAFGKRRVRGKVCFGINERGEILVRKEMPEIFTLLSFKGVIIENEIFNPEIIKKAVKKGVTIIIGVKNILKHLKPGDVIQIDPKRGIVFR, from the coding sequence ATGAAAAGGACAAAAATTATTATTACTTTAGGGCCTGCAATTGAAAACATACATATGATGACAAGTATTATTCGAGCTGGGGCAGATATTGCACGCATTAATACTGCTCATGGTAATACAACATATCATCAGCATCTTGTAGAAAGATTAAAAGAGGCTTCTAAAAAAACAAAAAAATTCATAGGTATAATGTTGGATATAAAAGGACCAGAAATAAGAACAGGAGAGGTAGAAAATGATGAAATAGAATTAAAAGAAGGTAAAACTCTTTTACTTACATCGGAAAATATTATTGGCACATCAAAACGGCTTTCTCTTAATCGCTCTCTTTCGCCTTTTTTAGACAAAGGCGATATAGTACTTTTAGATAATGGTAAGATTAAATTAAAAGTAATTAAGGTTAAAAAAGATGAAATTGTTACTCAAATAATTCAAGGCGGGAAGATAAAAGGGAAAAGAGGAGTAAATGTTTTAGGAAAAGATTTTCCCTTTCCTTATCTTACTAGAAAAGATTTAAATTATCTTCAATTTGCTGTTAAAAATGAAATTGACTTTATTGCTGCTTCTTTTGTTCGACGGGCAAATGATATTTTTGAAATAAAAAAGGCTTTGACAGAATTTAAAGGCAACATACCTATTATTGCCAAAATTGAAACAAAAAGTGCCATAAAACACATAGAAGAAATTTTATGGATAAGCGATGGCATTATGGTTGCTAGGGGTGATCTTGGGGTGGAAATGCCAGTGGAAGAACTTCCTGAAGTTCAAAAATATCTTTTAAAAATGGCTATGGCACAAGCTAAACCGACTATTATTGCTACACAAATCTTAGAAACAATGATAAATCAACCTATACCTACCAGAGCTGAAGTTTCAGACATTGCTAATGCTATTTTAGATGGCGCTGATGCTCTTATGCTTTCTGGAGAAACAGCTATAGGAAAATACCCTATAGAAGCAGTAAAGGTATTAGTAAAAGTGGCTAAAAAAACAGAAACTTTCTTTTTTAAAACTTCACTATTTTTTGAATTAAAAGGTGGCATTTCTCACAATGTAAGCAATGCTGCTACTTTGTTAGCAAAGGAAATGGAAGCAGATGCCATCCTCTGTCTTACCCGTTCAGGCAAAACAGCTAGACTTATCTCAAGACATAAACCTAAAACAAAAATTCTTGTAGCTACCTATAACAAAAAAATTTTACGTCAAATTTCCATTCTTTGGGGAGCACAAGGCTTTCTTACCAAAAAATTACCAACTACTGACGAAACTATTACTAGTGCTATTAAAAATGCTTTAAAAAAAAGACTTCTTAAAAAAGGAAATACAATAATAATTACATCTGGTGAACCTTCTGGCCCTTCTGGCATCACAAATATTATTCGTGTACAAGTTGTGGGTGACATCTTAGGCAAAGGTGTTGCTTTTGGCAAAAGGCGAGTAAGGGGAAAGGTATGTTTTGGAATAAATGAAAGGGGAGAAATTCTTGTTAGAAAAGAAATGCCTGAGATATTTACTCTTCTTTCTTTCAAAGGAGTAATTATCGAAAATGAAATATTTAATCCTGAAATAATTAAAAAAGCTGTGAAAAAAGGAGTAACAATTATTATTGGTGTAAAAAATATTCTTAAGCATTTAAAACCTGGAGATGTAATTCAAATAGATCCAAAAAGGGGTATTGTTTTTCGTTAA
- a CDS encoding MFS transporter → MNKEIFGWLMYDFANSAFATIILATLLPFYFIRYVAPNEISFYFLGFKFTSYASALWGYAISISMLLVALFAPILGTISDFYYKRKRFLFSFCYLGCILTSLLYFVEIGDYWLAIFLFISANMAFALGNVFYNAFLKDIVSEKEMDLVSGKGFAYGYFGGGILLLFSLLIISKYKSFGLSSQIMAIRIIFIIVAIWWAVFSIPTFIFLKEKKGSIEHYDLSTFFQTLKKIKHFKEALKFLIAFFFYNEGIQTVIALATIFVTNELLLDEITLIEVLLFIQFISIPTTILWGKIAKKIGTKKALIVILSLWLGIILYAYIMKRILEFWILGGMVGCILGGTQALSRSFYTLFIPKKHSAEFFGFYTISHKFAAIIGPFSFGLIHDITGNLRYSILFIAIFFILGIIILITVNDKKLIRSFYEKDKNYYYFRACN, encoded by the coding sequence ATGAATAAGGAAATTTTTGGCTGGTTAATGTATGACTTTGCAAATTCTGCTTTTGCTACTATTATCCTTGCAACTCTCTTACCTTTTTATTTTATTCGTTATGTAGCTCCAAATGAAATTTCTTTTTATTTTTTGGGCTTTAAATTTACCTCTTATGCTAGTGCCTTATGGGGATATGCTATTTCTATTTCTATGCTATTAGTTGCTCTTTTTGCTCCTATTTTAGGAACTATTTCTGATTTTTATTATAAAAGAAAAAGATTTCTTTTTTCCTTTTGTTATCTAGGATGCATATTAACTAGTTTACTTTATTTTGTAGAAATTGGAGACTATTGGCTGGCTATATTTCTTTTTATATCAGCTAATATGGCCTTTGCTCTTGGAAATGTATTCTATAATGCTTTTTTAAAAGACATTGTTTCTGAAAAAGAGATGGATTTGGTTTCTGGAAAGGGATTTGCTTATGGCTATTTTGGTGGAGGAATTTTACTTTTGTTCAGTTTATTAATAATTTCAAAATATAAAAGTTTTGGTTTATCTTCTCAGATAATGGCTATTCGTATAATTTTTATTATAGTGGCTATTTGGTGGGCAGTATTTTCTATTCCTACTTTTATTTTTCTTAAAGAGAAAAAAGGATCTATTGAACACTATGACCTTTCAACTTTTTTTCAAACATTAAAAAAAATAAAACATTTTAAAGAGGCATTAAAATTTTTAATAGCCTTTTTCTTTTATAATGAAGGAATCCAAACAGTAATTGCTCTAGCTACCATTTTTGTTACTAATGAACTTCTTTTAGATGAAATTACTTTAATTGAAGTTTTATTATTTATTCAGTTTATAAGTATTCCTACTACAATACTTTGGGGAAAAATAGCCAAAAAAATAGGAACAAAAAAAGCATTAATTGTTATTTTAAGTCTTTGGTTAGGTATAATTCTCTATGCATATATTATGAAAAGAATTTTAGAATTTTGGATATTGGGCGGAATGGTAGGTTGTATTCTTGGTGGAACTCAGGCTTTAAGTCGCTCTTTTTACACTTTATTCATACCCAAAAAACATAGTGCAGAATTTTTTGGATTTTATACCATAAGTCATAAATTTGCTGCTATCATTGGACCATTTAGTTTTGGACTTATTCACGATATTACTGGTAACTTACGTTATTCTATTTTATTTATTGCTATTTTTTTTATTTTAGGAATTATCATTCTTATTACTGTCAATGATAAAAAACTAATTAGGAGTTTTTATGAAAAGGACAAAAATTATTATTACTTTAGGGCCTGCAATTGA